GCTGTAGTCTACAAAGGATGGCAATTCATGCACATACCATTacattcatatttattttttcccttttctggtaTCTGTCATAGCTTTACTATTGCCTTGTAAATATGTGTAAAAGCCTAAGGCTGCCCATAAGGGTTTCCAGTTGTTGAAGACACTCTGTAAGGGTACATCCTTTTGCAACACTACTCATTACGTGGTTTTGTTTCTCCAAGGCACAAGTGTAGTGCTCCACAATCAATCTTGGCCTTTTAAAGGTTGAGTATGGGCACCATATTCCctggtaaaggaaaaaaagtggcaACCGGTACAGAAAGTGTTAAAATAAACTTGGCCATGGACTTTACTGTTTGACAAGCAGCAATGGTATAATCTGCCATGAAATACCACGAGTGTTATCAACCACAAGTAGGCAGGATGGCAATGTGAGCAAGGAGAACTTCACAGAGAGTTTTGAACCCATCCTTGAAGGGAATCCCTTGGGACTCAGTGAAGATAAATGCTATATTGTCAGTTAAACTGCTAGCTGCAGTATTCAAAATTCTTCAAATGTATTTGAGTTAGGACATTAGTGTTCAGGTATTTAGATAGAAAATCAAAAAGAATTTAGATAGATCAAAAAGaatggagaaaacaaaaatcttctCTCTGTAGTCTCGTATCTGAACACTACTTGAAATACCACGCAGGAGAGCAGTCTATGGGTTCTTCCTTCCAAAGAGTCTTCAGACGCTGGCTCCAGGCAGTCAGcatctccttcctcttctccccAGAGACACGCTCTGGAGCATAGGAGATGTGAGGTTCAAGGACTTTGACACCACAGAAGTGCATGATTCCATGCTGGATGCAAAACAAAGAAGGAAATGCCTCaggaaatatttacttttttacTTTCATTTGAAGAACATGGAAGATTCAAATCTGTTCTGTTTCTTTGACCCAATATCAGTCAGGTTCTCGAAACCAGTGCATTTAtcaggagaaggaaaataaattgcaaaaattCACTACCTATCCAGGCAGTCACTATTGAAGGCATACAAGACACTGAAAGGTAAGGGCAGCTTAATTTATTCTGCTCTGTGGAATTTATTTTTAGCTGCTGTTAATTCCACAGAACTGTCCTCTTTGGCAGCTGTTCACTGTTCAGTTTGCAAGGATCACAGGCGGCCAAAAGTTCGTTTTCCAGTTTGAAACTCCTCAGATTGGTCTCTAACTGCAGTGTGTTTCACATCTACCTCTAAGATGGgagtttttttaaccttttgccTCTGGCTTAGCCAAATGATTCTGTAGGAAGGCTAGTGCCTGTGGAATCAGCTCAATGTGCCATTTCCCCTGTGCATATTTTTGAATTCAGAGTTGTGATTCACGTTTTTGCCATGTTGACCTGCAAGCTCTGCAGTTGGACAGCTCCTCAGAAGCAGGCAGCTGGTAACTGTGTGGGGAGGAGACCATGGAATTTTAGCTCATCTGTTGTATTGTATCAGGAAGAAGCTGGCAAAACATCCCTTACCACCTGTATTTCCCAAACCATGCTCGGCACTTCTGATAAAAGAGTAGCAATTAGAAGAGGAATGCTAACTTTTGTGTATTGATTGTTACTGCCAGGGGAATGTGTGGCTCCCCTCCTGCCTTGCATTCTACATGAATTGGGTAAGCATGGGGAACAGAAATCCTGTATGGCTGAGCTAAAGGAAATCCTGTAACAGCAGGGGAACTGAAAAGGCTGACAGCAGAAGCTTTCCCCAGATTCCAAGCTGGAGGAAGAGGGACAAAACAACTTTAAAAGTCAGTGTACTTTTAAAGTAGTCCCAGGATTTTAGGTAACAAGTTTATGACCTGCACATCTTTGGAACTGACAACTTGATTATTTCTTATTATATTCCATATCAAACAAAGAATAACTCAATTGTTAAAAATAGTTGGAATAATAAAAATTGACATAAACAACAACCAAGTGTTCATATATTATACCTGCATGGGCCACAGGACACAGCGAATATCACCACTGATACCTTCTTTTGAATAAATCTCTTGGGGGCCTCCCGTGGTGAAAGAAAACAGGGATAATTTGCCCTAGAATCAGGAAAGCAGTGCTTGAATTAGACATGTTTTAGGAAGAGTGACCAAACAGTTCAAGAGATATTCAGGGGAACCTGGACAGCATGAATTTCTAGAGGAAGGGGTGtcctcttccttcccagacGTTATAACGATTGGCAGCTGTAAGGCAAAGATCGATGTCACACAATTACATCAACGGACTGAGTGCTCGGGCTTTGGGCAGAGATGGGTTAAAAAGAAAACGAATTATGTGTCTGACACCCTTGTGTGAAGGAGAGCTGATCCTTGTTCTTCCTTATGCAACATTTGGAAAACTGTGGCTGGAAAGCCCTCTGTTACTGTGGAAATCTTTATTCCTGTCCTCTCTGACTGCAGAAATTTTTGCTAAAGTCCCCCTTCAAACTTGGCCTTGCTTGACCACCATGTTTCTTCTGCTTCTGTGACTGTGGTATTAGCCATGTACTCAGCTTCTCTCATCTCAGTTTTAGCTTCTGTAATCGAACTAGTATTTTCCCAGTGCAGTATCCCAAGTGTCTTGAGCCTGTACTCTATGTGCAGCTGTAATCATTGGGGATTATGCCTCTTTATCTCAGcaaggcttttttgtttttttttagattttatttttttaattttaaatgtctgATATTTGAAGAAACGGAAATGTTTGAAATTGTTAAGAAGATCAGAATTAACAGAGACTAATATGCAGTGAAAGAAATGATTGTTTTTTGATGCTCCATTTGTTACTAAATAAGATCTATCAGACACTGGGCCAGAATTTTCCAGGGATATTCCCAGTGCTGTGGAGCGAGAGATACTGCTCTTACCAAATGAAATgctacagagaagaaaaggttCAAAATAGATAGTTCTGACAGAGGCTCATACTCTGGGTATATTCAGATTTCTGATTAAGTTTTATAGTTCAACTTTTAATATGTAATCCCAGAACAGGACTTTGATACCTCTTCTATTGTGTCAGTCATTACAGATAAGAGCAGTCCTATGGTGGTAGGAAGAATGACAGGCTGTTGTTAGAGGAAATGGATCGACTTCAACAGTTTGCAAGCTGTATGTGATCACAGTGCACTCTGATACTCCTAATAAATGACGAAGCCCAGATAGTAGGCCAATAAAGATCTCTAGGAGATCACTTAAATCTTCAGGAACTGCTGCAGTCTCCTTATTTTCCTATGCTCCAGATAGTGTGAGCAGCCCAGAAGGTTACACAACACGTTACTGAAGCATTATCTCAGAGCAGTAGAAAGTGAGAGCTCTAAACAACTACAATGGAAAAGAAGGATCAAGGCCCCAAAGGACATGGTGCAAACCTTGACCTTAATAAAACAATTCCAGAGACGTACCTGGAGCAAACCACCATCATAAGCCTTTGACAAATCATAAGCAAAGCCTTGGACCAGGACTCTGTCCATCCAGCCCTTCAGGATCGCAGGCATGCTGAACCAAAACAAGGGAAACTAGGCAAAGAGAAAATTTCCTGGTTAGCACAGAGAGTCTGGGCCACCCTTAGGCCTGGTTTCCAGGACAAATCCTGTCCTCTGAACCTGCTCAGATCCCGCACGTGCCTTCTTCCCGCTCTCTGTCAGGAGAGGCAGTAActctgcttggcaaaaggagctgaggTGCTTGCTGTTTGCAGGAACGTCAGGGCCACACCTGAGCACGTGCAGCACACCAACACTGTGCTGCATGTGAGGGCTCCCATCCAGATTAAAGCTGGAATTTGATGAAGTAGGAGGGTGCCACTTAGTTCAGATTTACGACTGTACAGAATCATGTCTCCTATGGCTGAAATGCAAAAGGATCTAATATCTTATTAGCAGCATTGACATCTGGTGATCAGTTCTGATCTGACGGTCTGCTGACAAGTGCCAGGGGATGTTAGGAAAGACTTCTTTTCAAACCCTGCTGACAtcatgaccccaaatccctttactgagaagaaaaagaccTCTTCAACAGTTGGACCCTTGGTTTCTAGCTCTTCCAGTTAGCCCATGAGACTGCATCCCAAAGCTATCATGTCTTTGTGGCGTTATCTTGACTGCTTTATGGGCTCTTATACTAGGCTGCATCACTACTCCTAAACCTTTGTACACACTGCAcacagaggaagaaattctATAAACACGTAACCACATGTGGCTTAAGTCAAGGTGGAAACAATGTGGACACAGGGCAAACAGCACAGTCACTACAAGTGGTGAGTTTAGTCTGTGGCAAGTTGTGAATTCCTTTATGATGTCCCTTAgaggctttttaaatttttttcttgtcttgttttttttctgcaccAGAACCCACTCAACTCTTCAGAGCATTCTACAGACAGAAAGTAGAAAGCAACCACTTCCTTCAGGCCATGCCTTACTGTTCTCATCTGGGAAGCAAGAGTGTGAAAATGACAATGACTTACAGTGAAATGCTTCATTGAGATATGGCCCCATCCTAAATTTAATCGAACACTGGACAGAGGAATATATCTCGAGATGTCTAAGGCCAACAGGCACACTGAGAAATGTAAGGCTACTATTTCCCTTCACAGTTCTTTGGGGTTTGtagacactggggacaccgctGGCACAGCGGGCCATAGAGATGGGCTGTAAAGATCCATTAGCAATTCCCAGTAGTGCTTCTGCAACTTGGCAACAAATGAGAACAGTCTGCTTGGGAAAGCCCAATTCCCTGACCTTGCTGGCTGCCCCCAGCTCCTTGCCCAGAAAATAATCCTTGCTCTGCTTTCTGCCAGCCTGCCTGACATCCATGGTCACATACGACATTGTGCATCGAGACAGGAGGTTTGGCCCCGTGTTGGGGAGTTCCTGGGGTTGCTGTTGTTTCAACCTGCATCACTTTGCTGCTCAGTTACTGGATTTGCTGTAATAATGACCCAGGTAATTGTGCTACTGATCTGTAACTTTTACTGTACCGTTACCTAGAGATAAAATGACCACCTCAACTGAGTTCTGTTTAAAATAATGACCTGAAAAATCAGCAGGTCTGCTTCCTGCACCTTCTTCTGCTCTTCAACCACGTCTTTGGACAAACCTCCTCTCTTGTAAGCTTCCCAGGTCTCCACACCGTAATTGAACGCTTTTGGGTTGTGCAGGTGACCTGTGGGTAGAAGTGAACAGTCATTCCTTGCTCCATATCCACTATCAGAGCCAGATAAGAGTTAAATACAGGCTGCAATCTAAAGTTCATTTTTGGGAGCGGACTTTAAGAAATGCTGATGTCATGTCAGTAAGTTTCTTATTAATCTCTTGATGAtgcaagggctggagcacctctcctatcaAGACTGAGAGTTGGGGTTGTATAGCATGGGGAAGATTTCAAGGAGACTTTCTCCAACCTTCCGATATCTGATGGGGGCTTACAAGTCCCTGGTTTTTGAAAAAGGTACATTTTGGCTCGTCTCACCAACAATGTCATTTCTTGTTGCTCTGGGCTCAAACTGCATGGCATATAAATCCGACACGGTGACACTGCAGCCCTGCTTGGTCAATTCTTCCACAGCAATCTTCAACAAAGACCCGTTGAAGGACTTGGGCTCTTGATGTGCATAGACTATCAGGACTTTCTTCCCTGGAGGCAGAAAGAAAACCGGGAGACCCTTTGGAATTTAGGAGGCAGATGCAGAAGAGCTTGTAGAGTTGGGGCTTGTCCCTTGCTTTTTCTGTAGTGTCTTTTCCCATGGGCCCAAAACCAGTGAAAGCAGAGTGACCGTGGCAGCATTTGactcctgctcagcagcagtgaGTGACTCCTGAGGCACTAACTGCTGGATGTGCCCAGCCCATCAATTCTGTGCTACACTGGGCTTCCCTAGGTGGAACTCAGTGGACAGAGGGAGTATTCCATACCAGGTCACACTGCCCTACatcaggaaaacactgccccttCCTATTCAGTCAACaaggaaagaggaaatattttgtgtGCGGTAGCAGGTTTTTATAGCTAACCACACTGGTAAAGTTATAGGGATTATTGAAAGTGACAGGGTCTGTAAAACATGCAGCTCTTGCTTTCTAACTGCCAAGACCAAAACTCAGGCATCTCCTAAGCTCAGTTTCTCTGGGACATAGCTTCTGGATGCACAGCTCAGAACAACACCTGCCGAGCGACAGGCAAATTTACGGTGTCAGGGATAACTAGGAGAAGCCGAGCTGAATATTTGATGAAATAACAGCTCATTTTTAACCTAAATGACAAGGGCTAATTATTTCTCCAGGGTGCATAGTGTCCATGAAACAAGAGCTATGCAAAAAAGACTAATAAAACTTGCAGGTCAAATGCTATCATAAATTCAACACGCGTACACAATTTTTAAACCCCTGTATATATCTTATTCTGGAATACCAGGAGTAATCACCTCTTTGCTGttcctgccagctcccagcaaaCAGGGAGCTCAGTGGCTGGAGATGGACAAGCTCCCCAAGTTGCTAAGTTTGATTTCACAAAGCTGCCAGATTTTTATCCCTTTTGATAGAGGTGAGGGCACTTGAACACACAGTGTTTGGAGAGGCTGGAATTTTCCGAGGCATCACTTACTGAGGTAATTTCAGTCGTTTGGAAAACTAAGACCTCAGTGTCCCAAGCGAACGCGGCACAGAGGCCCCATCCCTGAGGTGCCCAGCGCCCAGGCCTGCAGTGAGCAGCATTTTCATTCGCATTTGCTCTTACCTGCCATTGCTGGGGAGCGCTGGGGAGCTTGTTTCCCGATAAGCCGGTACTTCCTGAGAATTCAAGTGAGAGATTTGCTGGTGAGAAACACCAGGAGCAGGTGCGAGGAGAATCGCTGTTGTCAGTGAGAAATGTGCCAAAGAGTGTGAGTACAGGCGCTCACGCACAGAAGGGCACTGGCCAAGCGCGACCCTCCGGGCCGGGCCGTCGGCATTCCTGGGGAGCGGGAGGGAAGCCCCCGGCTCTCGGCCCGAGCCCTGGACCAGGAATTCTCCTCCGGCCGCCGGACCGGCACTTGGCGGCCGCGGCACGGCCCGGGGCTCCGCCGGGTGCATCGCGCCGCTCCCGGTCGCGTGCCGCCCTCTGGAAATCGGCtccggggcggccccggcgccgCGGCCCCAGCGCAAGCTGGGTGCCCTTACCTGCTCCTCGGGTTCCGGAGCACACCTGCGGCGGGGCTGGGAGCGGCCCTTCAGAGAATCACGGAATggcctgagctggaagggacccagaaggATCATGGAGTCCGACTCCTTATGGCGGTCCGGCTGGGCCGGCCCTGGGGCAGCGCCAGCGCGGGGCGGGCTCAGGATCGGCGCAGCCCGCAGGCACggctctgcctttttttttctctgcatctggTTTCATTTGATACCCCACAGCTGTAGTTCGTGCACTGTGAGTGGCAGTGAAGGGTCAGTCCGTGCTCTTCCCCTCTGTCCACTGGTGATTTTGTGGACTTGTAGCATGTGCCGGCTGAATCACCTCTTTCCAGGACTGTTCTTCGGGGGTGATCTGTGTTCAGAAGCTGCTCTGTACTTTCAGTCCTTCCTAGTGCTCTTCTTCGCCCCTTTCCAGTTCTGCTGTATCATTTCTTGAAGCGAGGGAACCAGCTCTATGTATGGTTTTCACACTGTGGACATGCCTTGGATATGCCCAGTGGACTGATGATTTTCTGCTCTGTGGTCCTAATAATTCCTACTGTAAAATTTGCACTTTTTTTGACTGCTATGGAGTGTTGAGCTGATGTCTGTGTGGAATTATCATTCATAAATAGAAGATTTTGCTCCTGTGTGGTGATAGTCCACTCAAAGCCCTTTATCTTAAAAGTGAGGCCAAGTGGGTTGGTTTGTCTCCCATAAGCATCTCTTAAGGTTCAGAGAGACTAAAAATAACTTCCACTTGTCTAACCTCCTGAGCAGCATTCAGAACACTGTGCTGGTCTTAGTTCCCATATAGGTTAGAAACAATCCTTGTGCTCTATTAACAACCCAACTATTGGAGGAATTTGGCAGAGGTTTGTGGCTTAAATACTATTCTTCAGATATATTATATGTACACCTCCCTAACGGTATCTAAAATACTTTTACTATTGATTTGTAGCCTTAAACCCtctaaagaaaattaataacttCTATTCTCTGAAAATCTAATAAAGAAACTtgattttcctttgattttcttGGGGCAGGCATTGGACACAGCTGAGGAgggaagaaatactttttttttttttttttttttttttttttttttttttttgtacagctGCAGTATTTGCTTATTGGTCCACTTATTTAGAAAGTTCATGAGTTGGATTTAATTCTGTCTTCATCTTGAGGGAAATCAAACATCCCTTCTTAAAGAATGACCCCCACAACTTCAGGTTGTTTATTCTGGAGTGGATACATCATCAGTTCTTGTTGAAGCTGTTTCACTGCAGAAAAATATcttgtgttttggtgaaggaaaagagagaaagcagtCATCATTTTATTACTTAGACACTGGGATCACCTTGGAACAGGAAGGGTCCAGTCTTCGTGTTAAGAATTGCTGAAACTTTTAACATGCAACAGCAGTTGGGTGGTGCAGTGACCCACAGCACAAGGTCAGGGTAACCCAGGTTTTTGTTACTAAATGCTTTGGGGAGGTTTAGAGGGAAACAACTCTGAATGATtggtaaagaaatgcttcctaatgtccagtctgaacctgccctgctgcagcttTGAACCATTCCCACTGTCACTGGATCCAGGAGAGCTCAGCACTTCCATCCAAACTACTCTGAAATAGCCAGGTTTGTTTCTTCAAGCCAACAATGAGTTGAGTCATAAACATAATCAAAGCCATTATAGATGCCACTGTAAAGTACAAACACATGCAGCACTTAGGTTGATTGATTTCTTCAGCAAATGAACTAGATGGAAGTTTCCCCCTCCCACTTTATCAGATGACACAGCACACAATGTTGTGATCCATAATAGCTGTTGTGTAAATTTGTGTGGAAATGCTGGTGtcgtatttgtgtgtgtgtgtgcattttctTCAATACACATTACATATTGTGGGTTAGAGTGCAAGGTATGGTTGTCTATCTtagagaagaaattaattagAATAAATGAAATATATTAGAATATAACAATGCAAGAACTACTTTAACTTTTCTTACTACTTTTCCTAGGATTAATATGAAGTTTATTGTACACATTGTTCCGTCTCTGGAGTAGCATATTAAGGTTTTAAGATACCGTGTATCTAAAGGATATTTACTGTGCCCTCTAGCGCCCAGTGCGAGGGTTTACCTTTACAGCAGAAGTGAAGCCtccaccaaggatgagcatttAATCGCTAATGCAAATTCTGTCCCAGACAAAATGTTTTAAGAATCTTCCTTGCCAGCGATAATAAGCAGCAAGGAAAAACGATGCTAACAAATCGTAAGTGGAAGAGAAATCCTACTTAAGATTCGTTTTCTGTGACTTTTGCAGAGAACACAGCCACTGGAGAAAGAGTTCTAATCAGTGAGTACTGTGGTTCTGcactgaaaaggaagaaaaaaggagaaacaaaaatcATATCCAACAGAAAACAGGTCTGCACCCCCATACATGTCACAATAACACCGTAGATATTCCTAGGCTTGTTCTGTCAAGTAGTAAAGACGACAGTCGCTCTTGTATCGATCTTTCTCCGTAGAGCAGAAAAGCTGATGGGCTTGTGcaacaggaaggaaggaaggaagcaggaGGACTGTGTGACTAACAGCCTCTCACTGTGACCTGTTTTCTTCTCAGCCTGTCTGTATAGTAATGAGTAACAGAAATTGAAAATGGTAACCTCTGGGGTTAACAAGTCTATAATACAGTCTCTAAATCAAAAGCAAACCAGGAACGGGCTAGTGTCCTGGGAAACAGCTCTTATCAGTTGTTTagcttatttttaaactttgtgATGTTAAATATTTAACACTACAAAAGTATATAAATGAAATATCTATCTAAGGTTTCTATCTGCTTGAAACTTTAATTGCAGCTTCTGCAAGCAGATTTTTGCCAGGGTCTAAGAGGACTAGTTTGTTCAAGTACAGATTTGTTACTTTCAGATTGTTAATCCCTCCTGTAATTTTTGACTGAGGAGTCTGGCCTGAGATACTCTTTTGAAGAGAGGCTGAAATTTCAAATCTGACTGTGAACTCAGTCTTTTTGGGTAAAGCACAGCAGATCTAGGATTTGTCTTTGCATCTGAATAATGAGAATCTTTGCTAAATGTGACTGTCTTCCTTTGCCCCGTTTGTGATAGCAAAAGGCAATAGGAAGTGTCTGCACTCTCCCTCAACTACTTGTGGAATATTTAATGTAAACATAGAGTGAAATTAATATTAACTGGTACTTAAAGAGGTAATAAATAAGCAGTTAAATTTCAGGACAAGGTACGTTATTGAGTGTTTGAACTGAGAGTGGCAATACATTAGCTGTGCTATTAAAAAACTTGAATACATTTGAGCATAGTTTTCTGAGAAGGTACTTTAAAATTTGCTGATATTCTACAGCTCTACCTATTTGACTTTGAACACAGATTCGAAATAGAGTTTTAaaggttgtggtttttttcagagaagagGTGAAAAAGGGAGTAAGTAGATTTTCCATGCCAGTAATTCTTCCCTTAGATGAAACAAAAACTTGGGACACCTTTTTTCAATAGTCATTGTGCATCAAAGTTACTTTCTATCCCTCATGTAAGATTTACATTTGTCTATTGTGGAGAAAAGATCATACATCATGGTGGCATTCTTTTTCATATTCAAGATGATGCTTCTTTAGATTTGAAAATTGATGCTGGAAAGGAGCCCGGGTGCTGGCTGAAGTCTGCTGTGGTGGGGGATAACAATTCTGTACAGCTGATGAATACAGAGAGGCAGCAGAAGGTACATAAGGTGCTTCTGGTGAGTCCAGTGATATGGGACATAATGTATTTCAGAAGCAACTAATTTTAGATATTCTTTGCGAAGGAATTTTTACAGGTTCCTCTTGCATGCCAGAGTACTAGTCTGAAACATCTGCTGACAGTCACTCTGTGCACCTGTAGACTACATGGGGAGAAGAGCCAGGGAAATGAAGAGGGAGCACCCACTTGCTCAGTGTGCCATGACCTTGTCCTGGCAGTTTGTTATGGGGTGTACCCATGACAGTAACTTGGTGATTGCTTCCCAGTTACTGTTGAGCCTTTCATTGACTTGGAATCAAGCTATAATATGGGATCAAGTCCTGTACAGGAACACACCATCCTGTGATCTGAGTGCTAGCCATCCTGGTAAAAGAGTCATCAAACGAACATTGTTTTAAC
This genomic interval from Aphelocoma coerulescens isolate FSJ_1873_10779 chromosome 2, UR_Acoe_1.0, whole genome shotgun sequence contains the following:
- the LOC138106884 gene encoding ribosyldihydronicotinamide dehydrogenase [quinone]-like, encoding MAGKKVLIVYAHQEPKSFNGSLLKIAVEELTKQGCSVTVSDLYAMQFEPRATRNDIVGHLHNPKAFNYGVETWEAYKRGGLSKDVVEEQKKVQEADLLIFQFPLFWFSMPAILKGWMDRVLVQGFAYDLSKAYDGGLLQGKLSLFSFTTGGPQEIYSKEGISGDIRCVLWPMQHGIMHFCGVKVLEPHISYAPERVSGEKRKEMLTAWSQRLKTLWKEEPIDCSPAWYFK